TCAAAATGTCGGCAACAGAGTTCATAATGCAATATAAAGATTGCCAAGTCTTGTTTGTAAGTTATTAATTAGTATAATGACTTGATTGTATTACATTATGTCATAAATGTATGCATAAGTCATTATTACAATGACCTTCATAAGTGTTACCAAAATGTCTTTCCATTGTGTGAAGATGTTTCAGTCATTTTATACATTATTACAATAATAACACGCAGGAAAAGATCATAAATTAAATCTTAAAAAGTTTTCTGAAATATCGCATACATAAACGTAAATACaaatacagtgagtagcctacataaagttaaaaaaagagaacaatgaatgaatgaattatacCAAACAAATATGTACAGATTGTTCACATTAAGCCTCTATATACTAGACACCTTTCTGCAGAAAATCTGCAGAATTCTATTCCTTAGAGACTTTGTTTGCATACCATAAATGATTGGGTTTAAATTGGCAGGCACAACATGGAACAATATATAGGCCAATTTTCTCAAATATGGATAATCTGGGAAACGATGGAGAATTATAGTAAGGAACCCTGTCCACAACATAATCATATATACTAATAAGTGACTAGCACATGTCTGTAGAGCTTTGTTGTTGAGATCCTTGCTTTTTTTAGTCCAGCATATAATAGCAATCCTAAAGTATGTCACAAGAATGCTTCCTATCGATGAACCAAAAAGTACTGCTGTAAAAACTAGCCCATACAGGTTATTAATGGACACATCGTCACACGATAACTTGAACAATGATGCATTATCACAATAAGCATTAAGAATAGTGGATCTACAGCGAGACAATCTGATTGTGAGGCCAAGCAAAATAGACACTAATATAAGTGAAAAGCCCCAGGCAGAGACGGACAACATCACAATGGTCTTAGTTGTCATTATTGCAGTGTATCGCAGTGGGTTGCATATAGCAACATACCTATCAAAGGCCATTATGATTAATATCATATGTGAGGCTGAACCAAATGTGTGACTACAGAATGCCTGGGTGGCACACTGAGCATATGTGGTCCATTTTCTTGGCTCAAACATGTCAGCAAGCAACCGGGGGAGTAAAACTGTATTGCCAAAAAGATCATTGATTGACAGGTTGCAGAACAGAAGATACATGGGTTGGTGTAAGGGTTTCTCTTTTATGATGAGTGTAAGCACGCCAATATTGGATATCAGCAGAGTGAGGTAAAAGAAGAGCACTGCAAAGAAGACAGGGTAAACGGATGACTCCGAGATATCCAAACCCTGAATTTCAAGTATGTCACTGTTAATAGAGTTGTTTTCCATTTTCATCAGTATGTTCACCTT
The Sardina pilchardus chromosome 13, fSarPil1.1, whole genome shotgun sequence genome window above contains:
- the LOC134099623 gene encoding olfactory receptor 52E4-like, producing MENNSINSDILEIQGLDISESSVYPVFFAVLFFYLTLLISNIGVLTLIIKEKPLHQPMYLLFCNLSINDLFGNTVLLPRLLADMFEPRKWTTYAQCATQAFCSHTFGSASHMILIIMAFDRYVAICNPLRYTAIMTTKTIVMLSVSAWGFSLILVSILLGLTIRLSRCRSTILNAYCDNASLFKLSCDDVSINNLYGLVFTAVLFGSSIGSILVTYFRIAIICWTKKSKDLNNKALQTCASHLLVYMIMLWTGFLTIILHRFPDYPYLRKLAYILFHVVPANLNPIIYGMQTKSLRNRILQIFCRKVSSI